Within the Corynebacterium sp. sy039 genome, the region AGATAAGGGACGGAAGCAAGAAGAATGTTGCGCACAATGTAGCTATTGTAAGCTCCATCAGAAAAAGAGCCATCCTGCGCTGAAAATCAGTAATAGGCATGAAAGTCGTGAGTTTCATCAAGCTACCAGTACGCATGAGCAGTAGCTTTGCGACGAGAAACCCAATAGTTGCCCACAATGGAATAACTAAATTAGAAAGCCCAAGGACAAGCCTAATCGACGACTCATTGATCCCAATTTTTTGATAAAAGAGAAAAGAAATTATCGACGATGAAAACACAATAACCACAAGGGCTACCAGCAACATGACACGCGCCCATTTCTCTTTGAGCACCCCTACCGACAATAGCTGCCGAACTTGGTGCTTAAATAAGAAAAGATAGAGCGTAACCACCATGCTGCTGCGTGCTCTTATGCCACCCATAGTTCTCTCATTTCCCTTTTCTACCGACTTACTCATTCAGAAAACGATCGACTATGGCGCTTGCAGTACCATACTCTTTTTCTAGCTCGGCACGCGCTGCATCATAAACAACTGCGCCATCTTGTATGCACATGACTCGGGTGGCGAGTCTATCCAATAATTGCGGATCATGCGATACCACCATCACCAGATTTTCCCTGCTCAAAGACGCAAGATCCTCACCCGCCCTGAGCATAGAGCGGCGATCAATTCCATTAAGCGTTTCATCGAGCATGGTAAAAGGAAGACGCAACATCAACGCCGTAATAAGCTGTATCTTCTTTTTCATTCCATGCGAGTATTCCTCGATAAGTTTGGTTTCCCACTCTGCCATGTCATAGCGCGTGAGATACTGAGCAAAAACATCAGCCGCAAAAGGTTTTTTGTATAGCTTCAGATACAGCGCAACTAATTCACGACCAGTCAGATATTCTGGAAGATCCTCATTGCCCGACAAATAAAGAAGATTCGATTTAGCAGATAACGTAGTAGTGCTTTGTTCATTCCATGTCACACCACCCGCGGCAGGCTTTAATAGTCCGGCACATAGTTTCAGCAATGTGGACTTTCCCGAGCCGTTCTCCCCGAACATACCAATGAGTTCACCACGTCCAGCTTGGAAATGAACTCCCACTACAGCTGAGGAATGTCCTGGATAACTGTACTCTACGTGGTTTACTCTCAACATTTCTGCCTGCACTTATGATGAGGGAATGATACTTGATACTGGACGACAGTAGTATCAGTTAAACACAGCAGCTCACACGCGGCAATAGTTATGAGTCGGTAGTGACAATAGTTAGATGAGGCGAGTAAGAGAAAAGTCCTAGCACTGGTTGGTGCCAGGACTTTTAGATTTCTCAGGAACAGGATTACGCTACGCGTAGATGTCCGCCAGTAGTAACTTTAGGACGGTCTTTCTTCGCTACAGTCTTAGCCTGCTTAGCGACGTTATCCTTTACACTTTCAGCGATAACAGTCTTAGGTGCAGGCTTGGATTCTGGTTTAGAATCGGCAGGTTTATCCTGCTCAGGCTGTTCAAGATTGCCCTCAGGCTCTACAACGGTGGTAACAACCTCACCCTGCTCAACCTCTGTGTCTGTGTCAGGAA harbors:
- a CDS encoding ABC transporter ATP-binding protein, with product MLRVNHVEYSYPGHSSAVVGVHFQAGRGELIGMFGENGSGKSTLLKLCAGLLKPAAGGVTWNEQSTTTLSAKSNLLYLSGNEDLPEYLTGRELVALYLKLYKKPFAADVFAQYLTRYDMAEWETKLIEEYSHGMKKKIQLITALMLRLPFTMLDETLNGIDRRSMLRAGEDLASLSRENLVMVVSHDPQLLDRLATRVMCIQDGAVVYDAARAELEKEYGTASAIVDRFLNE